The genomic DNA AGGCGCTGACGCCCGGACGCCAACGGAGCTACCTCTACCACTTCGCGGCGGCGAAGCAGTCGGCGACTCGCGCCGCGCGAATCGAAAAGGCGATGCCCGCGGTATACGAGGGCAGGGGATTTCTGGAGAGACCCTAGGAGATGTGGATCGCGATGCGCAACCAGGAGGGTTCGCTTCGTTGTGTGAGTTCTGCTGATCACGCGTGTTCGACGCGACCGCCCAGCGAATGCGCGAGGAAGGTTTCCGCGAGCGCGGTTAATCGTTCGAGATTGTCGGGGTCAGCGAATCCGTGTCCTTCGTTTTCGAATAGCAGGTATTCGACGGCGACGTCGCTCTCGCGCAGCGCCTCGACGATCTGATCGCTCTCGGCCCGCTTCACGCGAGGATCGTTCGCACCCTGCGCAATCAGCAGTGGCGCGCGAATGAATGACGCTCTGTGCAACGGCGATTGTGATCGCAGGAACTCCGGAGCTTCGCCCACGCGCTCCGTGAACAACTTTCGCATCGCGCTCCAGTAGGGTGGAAGCGTCGCCATGAACGTCTCCAGGTTCGATGGGCCGACGATGTCCACGCCGCAGGCGAACGCGTCCGGTGTCCACGCGAGTGCGGTAAGGACGGCGTAGCCGCCGAAGCTGCCGCCGAAGATCGCGATCCGTTTTGGATCAGCGACCCCCTGCGCGATTGCCCAGTCGCGCGCATCGAGGAGATCCGTTCGCATCGCGCCGGCCCACTCGCGGTTGCCGGCATTGAGAAACGCTTTGCCGTAACCCGTCGATCCGCGAAAGTTGACTTGAAGCACCGCGTAGCCGCGGTTCGCCAACCATTGCACGATGGGTTCGTACCCCCAGCGATCGCGATACCATGGCCCGCCGTGTACGTAAACGACCATCGGCAGATCGTGCGGTTCCGTGCCATTCGGCAGCGTCAGGTAGCCGTGAATGACCAGACCGTCGCGCGCCTCGTACGCAATCGGGCGCATCGGTGCCAGCGCCTCGGCGCGCAGGTCGGGCCGGCTGTGGAACAACAGCGTCGACTTACCGGTTGTCTTATCGTAGCAGTGAAAAGAATCGGGGCTGACGTCGCTCTGATACCGGATAATGAGTGTGTTGCCATCGGCGCTCGCGCCGTCGATCAGGAAGTCACCGGGATCTGCCGCGCGCAGATCGTCGAGGTGACGCGCGAAGGCGGGATCGAGCGCCGTCCAGACAAGGCGTTCCTCGAGCACCGCGACGGCGACGACGTTGTGGCTGGATGGATCGACGAAGACTCGTTCGACGTCGTATATGGGATGTTCAAAGACGACGACGCGGCGGCCGGTGCAGACGTCATACCGCACGAGACGACTGGCGTTCGCCTCCTTCGCCGTGATGGCGTATAAGGATCGTCCGTCCGGGGAGAACGCAGCGATGCGCGGCTGGCCGTCGGCAAAGGGCACCTCATCCAGCGTGCGCCACGGCGCATCTGCGTCGTCGCGCACGCGGATGACGTAGGATCCGTCCGGCAGTTGCGCGACGGCCGCGCGAACCACGAGTCGCGTGTCGGCGAGCCACGTGACGACGTCGCCCGGATTGATCGTGTCGAGCACGGACTCGCCGTCGGTGACGTTCACGCGATGCACGTCGAGGAGGCGTGGATCGCGGCGGTTGAGCGTGACGAGCAGCTCTCCCGGGGTACACGGATCGATCGCGAGTGGCATGGCGCGAACGCCGTCACCCGGCGTGAGATCGCGGAAGCCAACCCCGTCGACCTCGACCTGAAAGAGATGGTAGTTCTCGTTGCCGCCGTCGTCCTGGAGATAGAGCACGTGCCGGCCGTCGCCCTGCCAGCGCGCCCAGGAAACGGGACGCGTGCGATCATGGGCGACGACGCGATCGTTCGCGGGGCGCTGCCCGAGATCGCGCACCCACACGCACTGCGTGCCCAAGTGCGGCGCGAGATACACAAGGCGGGTGGCGTCGGGCGCGATGCGCGGGGCGTCGACGGCAGGATGGCCGAAGAGGGCGCGGCGCGGAATGAGCGGGAATGTCGCGGTCGAGGGAGACATAATGTAAATGTAAATTCACATTCACATTTGTCAACCACCAGCTAGCTTACGCCCATGACCGACGACGCCCAACACGCCGCGCCGCCCGCCGCGCACCAACACCGGAGCCGCGCGACCGAGTCCCGCCTGCTCAAGGCGGCGATCGCGATGCTGGCCGAGCATGGCTTGGACGGCGCGACCGTCCCCCGAATTGCCGCGGCCGCGGAGGTCGCGCCGGCAAGCATCTATCGGCGGTTCCACGATCGCGACACGCTCATTCGTGCCGCGTTGCTGGACGCGCTCGAACGCAGCGTCGAGGGCAGTCGAAACTCGATGCGGATCGAGTCGTTCAAGAAACTCACGCTGGAGGAGGTCGCGTCGCGACTGGCCGCCGTGACGATCCAGCAATACCGCTCGCAGCCGCGGCTGATGCGAGCCCTTACCCGCTTCGTCGAGACCGACTCCGACGCGACGTTTCGCTCACGCGCGCTCTCACTGGTGGCCGTGAGCTACGAGCGACTCATCGAGGCGCTGCTTCCCTTCAAGAACGAGATCGCCCACTCGAACCCCCGCCGCGCGATCACCTTCGCCCTGCTCACGATGGCCACCGTCGTCGAAGTCCACGCGCTCGACGACGTGTCGATGTGGCACAAGCTGACATCCCTTACCGACCGGCAGCTGCAGGGCGAAGTGGCGCGAACATTCGTAGCGTATTTGCGAAACCCCGCACCGGCGTCGTCACCGCGCGCTCGCCGGTCGTGACGCGGCCTGCACCGGTCCGCGCAAGGCCTCACCCTTCCCGCAACGCCACCACCGGGTCGATCCGCGACGCCCTGCGCGCCGGCACATAGCCGCTCACGATCGCCACCGCGAACAACACACACACCATCGCGACGTACGTGACGGGATCCGCCGGCGTCACGCCAAACAAGAAGCCGCTCAACGTTTGCCCGGCAATCCACGCGCCGGCCGTGCCGATCACGACGCCCACGACCGCCAGGCGCAGCGTCTCGCGAATGATGCGCGCCTGCACCACCCCCGGCGTCGCGCCCAGCGCCATGCGCACGCCGATCTCCTGCGTGCGATGCGTGACGGTGTACGAGATCACACCATAGATCCCGAGCAACGCCAGACACAATGCAAAAACTGTAAAGCCGCCAAGCAGCGCGGTGAAGAACTTCCGAGGCGAGACCGACCGGTTCACCGCCGCGTCGAGCGTGTGAATCTCGTTCGTCGCCAGGTGTGGATCGATCGACGCGAGCTGCCGGCGAAGAGCACCTGCCAATGACGCCGGCTCGAGACTCGTGCGCACGATGAGCGTCACGGTCGACTGACTGAATTCCTGCCGCGTCGGGAGATACGCCTGCACGCCAGCGCTCTGCTCGACGGACAGATTGCGCACGTCGGCGACGATGCCCACCACACGCCGATCGAAGTTGCCTCCCAGGCGCACCAGCTTGTTCAGCGCGCTCTGACCGGGCCACAACGTCTTCGCGCCGGTCTCATTCAGCAGGACCACCGGCTCGGTCGCCGTGACGTCATGGGGCGAGATGTCGCGGCCCGCGACGAGCTTCATGCCCATCGCGTCGAGATACCCGTCGCTTGCCACGCGAATGAATGCGCTCGTCCAATGTCCCTTTCGATACTCCTGACCGCCGGGCGTGATGCCCCAACTCCGATTGCTGCCGAGCGGAATGCCATCGGCAATGGCCGCGGCGCTCACACCGGGAATGCTCCGCGTGCTCGCCAGCACGTTGTCGATGTAGCTCACGAGCTCGTCCTTCGTCTTGAAGTTCTGGTCCGGATCCACCCGAACCGCCGCGACACGCTGCGGCCGGAACCCAAGATCGACGTCGAGCACCTTGAGAAAACTGTGAACGAGCAGCCCTGATCCCACGAGCAGCACGCACGCAAGCGCGATCTCCGACACCACGAGACCGCGGCGCATCCACTGGCTGCGGCGGCTATCCGTTGCCGCGCGGCCCGACGCCTTGAGCGTATCGTGTACGCCGGCCTCCGACATCTGAAGCGCCGGCACCATACCGAACGCCAGTCCCGCGCCGGCGGCCAACAACACCGTGAACGCGAGCGCGCGCGCATCGAGCGTGACGTCCGCAAGGCGCGGCAAGCTCACGGCATCCATGTGCGCGATGGCGTTGGTGCCGATCGCGGCCAACGCGAGACCGACGACCGCGCCGCACGCCGAGAGTACGAGGCTCTCCGTGAGCATCTGGCGAATGAGACGCCCGCGACCGGCGCCGAGTGCGGCACGAATTGCCATTTCCTTCTGTCGAGTCGTCGCGCGAGCGAGGAGCAGATTCGACAAGTTCGCGCACACGATCAGCATCACGACGCCCACGGCGAACGCGAGCACCACGAGGCCGAATCGCGCCCGTCCGCTCACGTGCTCCGCGAGCGGCGACACGACTCCATCGAACTTGTTGGCATTCGGATTCTCGGCAGTGACGCGCGGCGACAGGACGCGAAGCTCGGCCGCCGCCGATTGCACCGTCGCGCCAGGCGCGAGCCGGCCAACCACGGCGAACGTGTTGCCCCAGCGGTTGGTCGCGGGCGACAGCGGAATCGGCGTGTACAGATCGATCCGCGCGCCCGGCGCGAACACCGAACCGAAGTCAAATGAGGCAGGCAACACGCCGACGACCGTCGTCGGGTCGCCGTTCAACGTGATCCGCTTGCCGATGATCGCGCGATCGGACGCAAAGCGCCGCTCCCAGAGCGCATGACTGATCATGACGGGGCTCGGACCGTTCCAAACACTCTCCTCGGGCGTGAAGTTGCGGCCGAGCACGGGATGCACGCCGAGCAGCGGAAAGAAGTTCTGCGTGACGGGAACGGCGCTGAGGCGAATCGATTCCGAACCTTCGCTCAACGTGATGTCGCCGTCACCGTAGAACGCCGCGTAGGCCGCGACGTCGGTGAACGATCCATTCTCCCGCTTGAACGAGAGGAGTGGATTGACCTGGAACGTCTGCGCCGAGAGTCCGGGCTCCGTGCCGTTCTGAATCCACACGAGTCGATTGGGATTCGCGAACGGCAGGGGCCGCAGCAACAGGCCGTTCGCGACGCTGAACACCGTGGCGCTCGCGCCAATGCCGAGCGCGACGATCGCGATCGAAAACGCGGCAAAGGCCTTGTCGCGGCGCAGCGCGCGAACGGCGTATCGCAGATCCTGCCGCATGCCATCGAGCGTTTCACGAACTCTCATGCTGCGCTCCCGTGCGGCGGCTGAGGTGTGTAGCGAAGCGCTGGCTTCATCGACCGACGCTCCGAGCCGACGAACCGCCTCGGCACGCGCCTCGCTCGGGGACATTCCTTGCGCGACGAGATCATCCACGCGCTCCGCGAGGAACGCGTGTAGCTCCTCGTCGACGTCGGCGGCCGCGGCGGCGTCGCTGCGCAGCGGCAGGCGGAAGAGGCGTCGCATCGGATCAGATCCTCGCCGAACGAGCGGTGAGTACACTCATGAGCGCGTCGAACTGATCGATCAGCGCCGCCGACTCCGCGCGCAGCGCGGCCCGGCCGGCCTGGGTGAGCTTGTAGTAGCGAGCGCGCCGTTCGTTGGCGGTGACGCCCCACTCCGCCGACAGAAGTCCGCGCGCCTCGAGCCGGTGCAGGGCCTGGAGCAATCCCGCATCGGTGATGTCCAACCGTCCACTCGAGCGCGCCTCGAGCCATTTGGTGATCTCGAACCCGTGCATCGGTCCCCAGGACAGGGTTTTGAGGACCAGGACGTCGAGCGTTCCCTTGAGCAGTGCCATGCGTTCCCCCAAGTGTCTTTCCCTAAGACACTTGCTCCGCAAAAAGGGTTGGAACAGCCGCGAGACGGCCATTCCAACCCTTTTTCGAGAGGCTGCCGCGGTCGGCGGCGCTTACGGCTTCAGCGCGGCGAGCTCTTTCTCGATCGCCGCCACTTCCGCCTTCGCCTCGACGAGCGCCTGCCGATATTGCGCGCTCGGCGGATACAAACTGCCTTGCTGCGCGCCGTTTCCATTGTATGCCCGAGCAATCGCGCCAAGCTTGGCGCGCGGCGCATCGCGCCCGCCGGTGAGGCGCCGCTCGAGCGCGACGAGCTTCGCCGAATCGGCACCGGTCGCGCCGGTGCGCCGCTGCCGAAGCGTCGCCGCCATCTGCTCGACCTTCACCTGCTGCGCTTGCACGTCGAGCAGAAAGGTTTCGCGCGCCTTGTGCTGCGCGACCGTCACCGGCAGCGCGGGATCACCGCGCACCTCGAACGTGCGGCTCGTCGTGTCGCCGTCGACGTCGAGCGTAACGGAGTATGTGCCCGGCGACACGTACGGTCCACGATTGCCGATCTCGTGCATCGGAATCGGCAGAGCAGGGCGGCCGCCGCGACCGCCGGTGGCTTCCTCACCGCCGCCACCGCCTTCCTCGCCGCCGCCGCGACCGGGCGTGGCCGGCGGCGGCTCATGGCGAAGATCCCACACGCTGCGATTGATCACGTCCGCCGCCGTCTTGCCGTCGACCGTGCGAATCACTTTTCCAGTCGGCCCGCGAACGACGAGCCGCACCTTCTGCGCGGGCTTGCTGAGCCAGTAGGTGAACGTCGCGCCGTCGGCGGGATTCTCCGCCGCGAAGAATCCTTGCGCCATGTTCGAGATGTCGTCCCAGTACTGCATGACGGTCGCCCGCGCGGGCGCGAACAAATACATGGACGTCGCTGCAATCCTGGGCGACCAGTCGGCGAGCGGCGTGGCGTCGTCGAGCACCCATAGCCCGCGGCCGTGCGTCGCGACCACGAGGTCGTGCGTCCGCGGCTGCACGACCATGTCGTAATAGATGGTCGTCGGCAAATTCGCGGTGAGCTGCGACCAGTGCGCGCCGGAGTCGCGGCTCACGAACAGATGCCGTTCGGTTCCGGCGAGCTCGAGGTTCGCCTTTCCAGGATACTCATAGATGCTGCGCACCGACGCGTCGCCGGGCAGGCCGTCCGTGATGCGCGTCCATGTCTTGCCGAAGTCGGTCGTGCGCGCGATGTACGGCGCGAAATCGCCGGAGCGGTGCGCGTCAAATGCCGCGTAGGCCGTTCCGCGCGACGCACTCGACGCAACCACGCGCGAGACGAACGTTCCGCTCGCGATGCCCGTCCCCGACGTGACCGCGGCGCTCACTTCCTTCCACGTCTTCCCGCCGTCCTGCGACACCTGCACGTTGCCGTCATCCGTGCCCACCCACAACACCTTCGCGTCGAGCGGCGACTCGGCGATCGTCGTCAGTTCGCTGCTCGTCGTTTCGCCATCGTTGCGCGAGATGCGAATGTCGCGGCCCTTCTTGCCCATGAGCGGAATCGTGTCGCGGTTCACCTGCCGCGTGAGATCTTCCGTCCGCGTCCACGTCACGCCGCGATCGTGCGAGATGAAGAGGCGATTCGCGCCGACGTATACCGTGCCCGGCGTATGCTGCGATGCGATCAGCGGCGCATCCCAATCCCAGCGATATGCCGAGTCGCCTCTAGGCGGGATCGGCTTGATGTCGTAGCGATCGCCGGTGATCGGATCGAAGCGCTGGACGTTGCCGTTCGTCGACGACGTATAGATGGTGTGGTAGCCGCTCTTGTCCACGGCTTGGCCGGTGCCGTCGCTCAACCCGATCTGCACCCAATCCTGATTCAGGATGCCGAGCCAGTGGCGCGTCGCGCTCGGACCCATCCACGAGTGGTTGTCCTGCAGCCCGCCGTAGATGAAGTACGGATCGCGATCGTCGACCGCGATGTGATAGAACTGCCCGATCGGGATGTTGTTCATCCGCACGTAGGTGTTGCCGAGATCGAAACTCTCGTTCAACCCGCCGTCGCCGCCGATGATGACGTGCCGCGTATCGCGGGGATCGATCCACATCGTGTGATGGTCGGTCTTGAGCCCGATGTCATACGCCGGCGACGTCGGCGCGCCCTCGAACGTGTTGCCGCCGTCTTCGCTTTTCACGATCGTGGTGCCCAGGATCCAGATGCGCTTGTCGGTCGTCGGATCGATGAACGGCGCGCTGTAATACATCGGCCGCGGATTCTGGCGGCTCACGCGCCTCCAGGTCGCGCCGGCGTCGTCGCTGCGGTACGTGCCGCTCTCCGTCGCATGTTCGATGAGCGCGACGACGACGTCCGGGTTGGATTTAGAGATTGCTAAACCGATGCGCCCTTTGTCGCCGGCGGGAATGCCTTTCTCGAGCTTGGTCCACGTCGCGCCGCCGTCCGTCGTCTTGTACAGCGCGCTACCGGGGCCGCCGCCGTTGAATCCGAATGCGCTGCGCAGACGCTGATACGTCGCCGCGTA from Gemmatimonadaceae bacterium includes the following:
- a CDS encoding S9 family peptidase translates to MSPSTATFPLIPRRALFGHPAVDAPRIAPDATRLVYLAPHLGTQCVWVRDLGQRPANDRVVAHDRTRPVSWARWQGDGRHVLYLQDDGGNENYHLFQVEVDGVGFRDLTPGDGVRAMPLAIDPCTPGELLVTLNRRDPRLLDVHRVNVTDGESVLDTINPGDVVTWLADTRLVVRAAVAQLPDGSYVIRVRDDADAPWRTLDEVPFADGQPRIAAFSPDGRSLYAITAKEANASRLVRYDVCTGRRVVVFEHPIYDVERVFVDPSSHNVVAVAVLEERLVWTALDPAFARHLDDLRAADPGDFLIDGASADGNTLIIRYQSDVSPDSFHCYDKTTGKSTLLFHSRPDLRAEALAPMRPIAYEARDGLVIHGYLTLPNGTEPHDLPMVVYVHGGPWYRDRWGYEPIVQWLANRGYAVLQVNFRGSTGYGKAFLNAGNREWAGAMRTDLLDARDWAIAQGVADPKRIAIFGGSFGGYAVLTALAWTPDAFACGVDIVGPSNLETFMATLPPYWSAMRKLFTERVGEAPEFLRSQSPLHRASFIRAPLLIAQGANDPRVKRAESDQIVEALRESDVAVEYLLFENEGHGFADPDNLERLTALAETFLAHSLGGRVEHA
- a CDS encoding ABC transporter permease, translating into MRRLFRLPLRSDAAAAADVDEELHAFLAERVDDLVAQGMSPSEARAEAVRRLGASVDEASASLHTSAAARERSMRVRETLDGMRQDLRYAVRALRRDKAFAAFSIAIVALGIGASATVFSVANGLLLRPLPFANPNRLVWIQNGTEPGLSAQTFQVNPLLSFKRENGSFTDVAAYAAFYGDGDITLSEGSESIRLSAVPVTQNFFPLLGVHPVLGRNFTPEESVWNGPSPVMISHALWERRFASDRAIIGKRITLNGDPTTVVGVLPASFDFGSVFAPGARIDLYTPIPLSPATNRWGNTFAVVGRLAPGATVQSAAAELRVLSPRVTAENPNANKFDGVVSPLAEHVSGRARFGLVVLAFAVGVVMLIVCANLSNLLLARATTRQKEMAIRAALGAGRGRLIRQMLTESLVLSACGAVVGLALAAIGTNAIAHMDAVSLPRLADVTLDARALAFTVLLAAGAGLAFGMVPALQMSEAGVHDTLKASGRAATDSRRSQWMRRGLVVSEIALACVLLVGSGLLVHSFLKVLDVDLGFRPQRVAAVRVDPDQNFKTKDELVSYIDNVLASTRSIPGVSAAAIADGIPLGSNRSWGITPGGQEYRKGHWTSAFIRVASDGYLDAMGMKLVAGRDISPHDVTATEPVVLLNETGAKTLWPGQSALNKLVRLGGNFDRRVVGIVADVRNLSVEQSAGVQAYLPTRQEFSQSTVTLIVRTSLEPASLAGALRRQLASIDPHLATNEIHTLDAAVNRSVSPRKFFTALLGGFTVFALCLALLGIYGVISYTVTHRTQEIGVRMALGATPGVVQARIIRETLRLAVVGVVIGTAGAWIAGQTLSGFLFGVTPADPVTYVAMVCVLFAVAIVSGYVPARRASRIDPVVALREG
- a CDS encoding TetR family transcriptional regulator, with product MTDDAQHAAPPAAHQHRSRATESRLLKAAIAMLAEHGLDGATVPRIAAAAEVAPASIYRRFHDRDTLIRAALLDALERSVEGSRNSMRIESFKKLTLEEVASRLAAVTIQQYRSQPRLMRALTRFVETDSDATFRSRALSLVAVSYERLIEALLPFKNEIAHSNPRRAITFALLTMATVVEVHALDDVSMWHKLTSLTDRQLQGEVARTFVAYLRNPAPASSPRARRS
- a CDS encoding PadR family transcriptional regulator, which codes for MALLKGTLDVLVLKTLSWGPMHGFEITKWLEARSSGRLDITDAGLLQALHRLEARGLLSAEWGVTANERRARYYKLTQAGRAALRAESAALIDQFDALMSVLTARSARI